From Podospora bellae-mahoneyi strain CBS 112042 chromosome 5, whole genome shotgun sequence:
TGTTCGTCGCGGGGGTGCTGGATCCTGTAATGATCGTCTTTCTCTCCGAATCAGAGGCCGGTTGGTTGAGATGGTGAAATGATTGAATATCTCGGGGGATCGGGGCAAGAGGTGATCAACCTCGGAGTGAAATATCGCGAGCCATGGCAGCTGTGGGAtttgcgggggagggggagggggagggggggagtgCGGCGCCAACGAttcgtgatgatgatgatgatgatgatgctgatcaAGACCCCTGTAAGGTACTttgggagggttgaggtACTTGGGGGAAAGCGACCTAGCGTATTGataaggtaaggtaaggtaaggtGGTAAGGCAGCGATAAGAAAAGCGTTGGCTAggtggcagcaacagcgccGGTGGTTTTCTGCGAGTAGTAGAGCCGATTGATCGCCAGTGGTCGAGATCTTggggaaaaaagaacaaaaatgAGGTGATGCAGGGCTGATGGATCCCTCTTATTCAATCCTTCTGGAAGCGCGGCGGTTGTGCCATAGTGGAGTTGCTCTCAAATGCTACGCCGAATTGGGGGGGACCCCCCGGTTCTTCCGACCGGCACCAGGAACCGTGGTCCTTGGAAATTTCACAGCCGGGAGATGTTCGAGGCCTTGTCCACCATCTTGGCAGGTCCTTCCTACAAGAACAACACGAGAATGAAATTATATGTGATACCTACCACGtcttgtctctctctctctctccatctctctccatctctctccatctctctccatctctctctaTCTCTCTCTAGCTCTCTCTAGCTCTCTCTagctcttctcctctcctctaagaaaaacaaaatgtCACCATCGGCCAATTGACCGGCCGCATTAGCTTGGTGTCGacagtgacagtgacagAACGATCCTGCCCGCACCCCGCTCTCTTCAAACTTGTCACTCACTCATCCAGTGCATATGCAACTGCTTCCCAAAATatcctcccctctcacaaAACCATCGGATGTCTTTTCTGTCTCTCCAGGCGAGAGCCCCAGCTAGGCTAGTGAGACGTTCATCTCCGTGTCTTAGTCACTAATACACCGGTCTGTGACCTGATTGCCGGGTTTCCACGTGGGAGAAATCCATCTGGACCGctgcccacccccctccccggctcCACGGGTTGATCAGGCTGATCTTGGTCTGCAAACCGGCAGCGTCTTATTTGTAACCTCTACGGGACACCATTCATCCGGGCCTCTGTTTTGGGTTGAACAGCATCGACAAAGTCCCTCGTGATTTTTGTCACCAGGTTAGTTCTCTGCCGGTTGAATTGCATCTCTCACCTACATATGTCGCACAGTGGCACCGTTACAAGCGACCGTTGACACTTGCACTCttgccgccgtcgccgcctcTTGGCCCTGAGAAAATCCCTACACTCACACCTCCCTCTTTAAGAACAAGTTTCCAGTCTAGCACGCGgctctccttttctttcgtTTCTAATTCGGACATTCCGAATTGATGCCCAAGAAGTATTCCGCCCGAAACAACGGGAAACAGTTCTTAACACGAACcaaagggggggggaagagtcCACGAAACAGTCGAAACAATTTCAACCCTCGCCAAACATCCTGCTCATGCAGATGAGAAcatgggggggagaggggcagGGAAACGATTTCATCACCTCGATTTCATCATCCCGCTCACACAACGCGGCTCGCTCGCACTCGCTTAGTTGTCTACTTCAGAACATacctcttctctctcttgcgGTTACCATTTTTGATCTCTCTCAATCCCGTTTaggacacacacacaaaccatGCTTAGGAAAAtcttggtggtgtgtgtgggaggaggacacggccaccaccaccaccaaaacacccaacgtatcaagaacaaaaaaaaaaaaaaaacaggaGAGATATTTAAGCATCTTTTTAGCCTCTGCGCTTCTCCGGTCCGAAACCCACTTCTTCCCGTTGTCTGGGAATTGACCTACCTTCCTTCCATCACACCGTAGTAAAAAAGCAACCTACCACCTGCGACGCTCTAACGACGTCAACAAGGGTGAGTTATAGGTATCAGGTGCCGGAGctaaaaaggggggggggaagggtggtaaTGCTAAGGTACAAAAAAACGTTGGATTATGATGCCGGGTGTTACTCTACTTTTTTGCTTGGTAGTTATAtcccgtcgtcgtcaacagCACTCTGTCAACCAATGTCGTTGAAGCCTCGcctcaaaagaaaaagactacaaactcctccaccatcaccaccaccaccaccacctcctcctcctcctccttctcctcctcctcctcctcctcctcctcctcctcctcctcctcctcgtgtTACTGAGAAGTCTTGCAAGCATCCCCAGAATCAACTCTAGCAGCCCCTCCCAAATTCTACCGAGGGTGAACCTCCCCGAGGTTCTCGGGATATCTAACCTCGGGGGCGACATCCGTTTGTTTTTGTTCCCGCCGCGCCCCCCCCACCGGCAaagttttctttcttgtcgGGATTCAACGTCGGTTTTTTACCCCGGATTATACAAAAATTCCTGAGAAGGACCCAAAACCCGGATATTCTGGCATTTTTTTCCCCCCAATCTGCAACAGTGTGATGACAACAGGTATGGAGCCCAACCATGGATCCAGTCAATGCCAGTTTTATCCGGCCGACACCTTGGATTGATGGTACCCGGCTGGGCAAACTTGACGGCTGTAATCTGTTATCTTGCCTTtccaaaaaaacaaaagaaaaaagaaatagtGCTTTACTGGAGCGGTGGCTGTTGCGTGTTTttctcatcgtcatcagctCGTCATGACCATGTGAGCTGAAGTGAAATCAGTTCGCGATCTTTTATGTGCAATAGCGGCTACAAGACATCTTTTACTCCCCTGATGAGGTAGCTTAGACTTGAATGATATACCCAAACCAGGGCTATACGTAGTGTGCGTGGAAAAACTCATGGAGAATTCTGAATTATTCGCCAGAATGTAGGATGGTAAAATACAAAAACAACCCGGCCCTTTTCGAGGGCCAGGATTTGATCGTAGTTATCAAGGAGACATCTCTACGCTGAAGGGGACATCTCTCGTCGTTTCACTCTACTTCCACACCTTAGGGCACACATTGATGTCAAACTGTGAATCGTACAAAAATGTCAATGTAATAGCACCTCtctcctttcctttcctttcctttcctttcctatCCTATCCCCCATTTCTTCATCCTATGCAACTACATCCCCCAATTCCTCATTCTATgcaaccacatcccccaaaaccatgCCAAAATACCTGGGTATCtaaaaggaaacaaaaacaagagaaaaaaaaagagaaaacccGCCCCCATGTTGAATCATACAAAACTCGTCAATCCCATCCTACCCCCTCcaataattataataaaaactcaaaacaaaaagaaaaaaattcCATCTAACATGTATGCCTCCCCAAAGATATATATGCCCACCCATGCGATGAAAGAAAACAGAAGAAAACACGCTCAGACaaagaaacaacaaaaaaaaaaaaacaccgcCCCTATTATGCCCCCCTTAAAATGCAATTGCTCCTCCTTTCACACACATCTACTGGAAAGTCTCAAGCAAAAGGATCCCTCCCCTCACTCTTCTCAaactcaacctccaccctcttcttcgccggctccccctccctatGATCATctttcacctcctccacctccacctcctcttctcgtccctgtccccccccctctttcaacccaacaacctctccaccaccgccatacctctccacccacaACTTCCTCAGCACCCCATAAATAAACTGATACTGCCCCTCCGCCtgcaccatcatcttcctctgctccctCAACTGATTCACCGTGTCGAAAATCAAAtcctcccccagcaccatccccccaGTCTCACTACTCCCTCCCTCgctcccctcaccctccccatccctaTCCCtatcccactcccccccttccctcttcccccctctttcaCTGACCGACCCGCGCCTCGAGTTGTTCGCAGTAGcaaccatctcatcccaccGCTCTAACACCCCagcctccaactccctcatcAAATGCTCCAGCGCGATAAACGTCCCcgacctccccaccccagcAGAGCAGTGCACAATCCTCGGATTATGCGGCCCCGCATTCTTCTCCCTCGACAAGCCCATCAGCGTAAAAAACGAGTCCAAGTCCTCCATCGCCGGGACGCCAAAATCCGGCCACTTTTTATAGAGAAAGTGCCAGagaatcttctcctccactgccccccccaccccctcaccactcGACACACTCGATTCAGTAGGTGAGGGGACataatcctcctccaaaacagGAACCTCGAGCGTGCCAGACGACGAGGTGGCAGCACCAGGAGACTTCATCTTGACGTCCATATCCGCGTCCCTCTCCGTTTCCGTCGTCGCCGCAGAGTTCGGTTCAGGAGTTTTATCCCGTCCGTTGGTGAAAAGCCGGACCGGAGAGCGGGATTTCTTCCTGTTTTGTCCACCGCCGCGGGAATGGATTGTAATGACCAGCTTGCGTAGCTCAATCGCGTCCCCTGCCGGGGTGGGCTCCAACCCGTCGCACCGGACCGTCGCCCTGAAcccatccccaaactcaTCCCTCTCGTTGATCTCAAGCGGGGGGTCTTCCTGGCTCCGTGGAAAGTAAGGAAAACACTTCTCCATGTGCCCCTCGTGCGTCTCGGTCAACATGACAATCACACCCGGCGATTCGACCTgttccaccaccatcctccagaCGTGGTCAATCGAGTTTTGCTTTGGACCCTGCATGGCGATGTACCGGTCTGGTTCTCTCGGCCGGCCGCTGATGGGGAAAGGGTGCAGAACGATGGGGGAGGCGTTCACGTAGTCGAGTTTTCCTTCTGGGACCTGGAGCTTGATCCGGTGGTTGTGCCAGGGTTGGATGTTCATGTACCTGTCCAGTTTTCGGAGATGGGGCCCTTTTACGCGAGCCCAGCGGAAGTCGGGGGAGAAGCTGGACGAGTTTTCGTTTTCGAGGCCTTGTTGGATGCGCATTCTTTCAAGCCAGACTAGTTCACCGAATTTGAATTCGATGTCTGACACAAAGACAAGTTAGTGATGTGAAAAAGtcagggggaggaaagggaatTACTGACCTATCTCGTTTGATTCCAGAAATGCGGGCATCTTCACCTGCTTTGGTACACGCAAcaatgaggatgatgatgatgatgatggcttctccttcagttgttgttgttgttgttgttggtgttgttgtggtaCCTGCAGCAACTGCTGTCCACTCTCCCCATTATTCTCCCCAGCCGTCTGTAGCCCACTCGTATCCATTTTCAAACTCAAAGGCGACACCGGCCTGCCATCAACCGAACCAGCAACCGGCGCAGTCGCCAAAGGTGAATGCGGCATCGACGCGGGAGGCGAATCGCGCGCCCGCTTCTGCGACCGGTGGAAAACCCGACTAAAAGGGCTGAGCTTCCCGCCAAACGGTCTCAGCGGCGACTCGGGCACCGGCAGAGGAAGATCGCCAGGTGGAGGGGTGATCTTTCCGGTTGGATCAGTCGTCgagctgttgttgctgctgctagGTCCAGCAAGACCGTTGGTTATCAGCGGGGGACCAGCAGGCAGCTCCTTTTTGGCCCGCCTGAACCGTGGGAGGTGGGCCATGGTTGGCATGGATGGCGGTGAGCTGAGGAGGAACAGGCGCCGCTTGATGTGCTCCGTGGCGTTATGTGTTGGGATTACGGTTTCGGTTTGGCTGTGTGTGTGGCACACAACACGAAGCAGTTCGGATTATTATTATGGAGATCGTTGTGGTAGGTAGGGTAGTGTTGAGGCGGTGACTGGTTGcgcaagagagaaaaaaaaggttaaaaCGGAGAGGGGCGATGAAACGGTTACTCAAAAGGTGAGGAGAGACCAGTGGGCGAAAGGTGCGATGGAGGGGAAAAagtgaggcggaggaggggacgaCGAGGTAATATGTcgggcggtggcggcgacgaggGGTAAAATAGGTCGATCTCTTTTTCACCCCCCGGTATTACTTGCAGTAGGTGAGCAGGCCACCTCTTTCGCCGGAGCTCTTCTTGTTGTCGGGTCGTCTCTTCGAAGATTAGATCAGAAAAAGGGGCCCCAGGACAAGGCTATTGTttgtctctctctttctctctctccctctctctccctccctctctctctctctctctctctctctctctctctctctctctctctctctctcttttgaGAAAGGTCAAACAGGAGCCTCTGGAAGGAAGGTGACGTTTTTGTTACTTGTCGCAAAGGAGACTGATGACTGGTCGGAAATGTTGCGCTTCTGCATCTTTTTCTGCAACTGACCTGGACACCCAGAGGCGGCTGCACAGCGGGTGCTTGCAAATCCCGCTCCAGCGCTGAAATTAGCGGCAGCAGTGGACCCCCTTTTCATGGGTTAATTTTCCTTTGGAATTCCCACAGAAGCTCACCAGTGGGTGTTGGTGACCAGGGCCCTGGCCGGCTTTGCGGCTGGTGAAGAAGCCAATGAAACCCCACCGAGCGTCATATCAGATGGATGATAATGGTATCCAACCTCGAGACACCCGTCAGGCACATCTGCCATGGCAATGGACAGCCCTGACTTGCTAGTCCTCTCACTGCATATGCAGCTGACGTGCTAACAGCCTCACGCGATCACCTCTGTCAACAGATCGACATTATTCTGTTGGCCACATAATAAAACAGAGAGATTGGTCACGGACAGGTCAATGTGTGAAAAAAGGTCACCTGTGTTTCTACAAGAACCTTGATCTTGTCCCTGCTCTacttcttcccccctctctccctccccctccccctccccacctcctctaCCCCAGCCTCAACCTGTATCCTaaccgcctccctcaacttctgcaccacctccccctgCCCCGAAAACGCCCTCTCCAGAatctcatccatctccctctccaccttggccacattcctcccccccataTTCTTattccctcccccaccaaccttcAAATCAACAAACACCCCTGCCCACCTCTTCGTAAAAGCAACaatgctcctcctcagctcaTTATCCAACTGCTCATgaacatccacctccccttctttaccccctcctccctccttgaCCCCAttccctctgcctcctcctcctcctcccaaacccagcagTGAACTTCCCGGAATATACCCCCCAATCGTCCCCCCCAAACTGCCCACCCgttcccaaacccccctgaTTAGATTCCCCCCTACCGGCTTTAATATTCCGTCCCAAATCTGCCCAAAATGCTGCATCTCCCTGATCCTCCCCGAGACCGACTGCGTACCAATATGCACGTTTCTGATGTCGCCAATCTCGAGCGTCACAAGCTCGTTCTTGAGGATAAGCAAGTTCTTAATCATAAACAGATCTGGGTCGGTACCCTTGTGGGGAGCTGCGCGGATGCGGGCCTCGGCGCGGTGAAGGCATGAGATGGACTCCCGGAGCAggctgaagatgatgggggagttgCGTTGCTATTGGACAGGTTAGATGGGGGTGTggatgggaaaagggggcgggagagagagagagggaaaacaTACGCAGCGTTCTTTGGGCATGGATTGATCAAACATGACCAACAGCTCAATAGCTCGCTTGATAGGGGGAAAAGCGTTCGAGGAGGAGTCATTGTTGGTGACTGGCCCGATCTTGAGCGAGTCTAGGGCGACGGCGGCCTTGGTGATGGATTTGGATATCTCGGCTTCGAAAAGAGCGTCGGTGAACGTCCAGAGGTGCTCAGTAAGTAGCCGCGCGGTGAGCTCCCTGCAGTGAGCCACAAACGGGGTttcatcctcgtcaaagtcCAACAGGAGATACTCGTTGGTGACCCAGCCTATTATGTTGCACACTGTTCTCAGGTCGCTATTGTGGAGAACAGactggaggttggtggcgaCAGGGGCGACGTTTGTACCCGTGACCAAAGACCCGGCGTGGGAGGATTTGAGGGCGGTGAACGCAGATTTGGGGTCGGTTGAGTATTGGGTCTCGATGGCGAAGATTTTCCGGAAGAGGGAGGCTTCATTGTAGGAACGCTCGTAGCACTGCTTGACAAAGTTACGGGCCGCGGTCTCGACGGATTCCTTGGCTTCTGAGCGGAAGGCGTCGAGGTCGCTTTGAATTAGTGGTTTCAGGTCTCTTTCTCTGACGGCCCAGTAGGCGTGGAAgatgttgttggctgtgTTGGCATAGATGTCCCAGTTGAGTGCTGTTTGCGGATGGCCGTTTTGATCGTAGACGTTGCGGATGACGGTCTGGATGTTTGGTATTAAGGAGTAGGACTCCAGCAATGTCTCTTCAAACCGGCCATAAGCCAGGGCGTGCCGTGCGGACTCGGACCGCGTAGCCAATATTTGTTTGGAAATTTCGGCAGAAACTCCGTTGAGGCGATTGGTGAAGCCAACTTCAAGCAAGTGCAGAGCCTTGGTGAGCAAGGCCTGATAGCGGGCAAGGTAAGACTCGGCATCTCGGTACGTCGTGTTTTTCGTCATGAAGGCTATGCAAGAGTCGAGGCTTGACAAAATATCGGCAAA
This genomic window contains:
- a CDS encoding hypothetical protein (EggNog:ENOG503Q46P; COG:T) — protein: MPTMAHLPRFRRAKKELPAGPPLITNGLAGPSSSNNSSTTDPTGKITPPPGDLPLPVPESPLRPFGGKLSPFSRVFHRSQKRARDSPPASMPHSPLATAPVAGSVDGRPVSPLSLKMDTSGLQTAGENNGESGQQLLQVPQQHQQQQQQQLKEKPSSSSSSSLLRVPKQVKMPAFLESNEIDIEFKFGELVWLERMRIQQGLENENSSSFSPDFRWARVKGPHLRKLDRYMNIQPWHNHRIKLQVPEGKLDYVNASPIVLHPFPISGRPREPDRYIAMQGPKQNSIDHVWRMVVEQVESPGVIVMLTETHEGHMEKCFPYFPRSQEDPPLEINERDEFGDGFRATVRCDGLEPTPAGDAIELRKLVITIHSRGGGQNRKKSRSPVRLFTNGRDKTPEPNSAATTETERDADMDVKMKSPGAATSSSGTLEVPVLEEDYVPSPTESSVSSGEGVGGAVEEKILWHFLYKKWPDFGVPAMEDLDSFFTLMGLSREKNAGPHNPRIVHCSAGVGRSGTFIALEHLMRELEAGVLERWDEMVATANNSRRGSVSERGGKREGGEWDRDRDGEGEGSEGGSSETGGMVLGEDLIFDTVNQLREQRKMMVQAEGQYQFIYGVLRKLWVERYGGGGEVVGLKEGGGQGREEEVEVEEVKDDHREGEPAKKRVEVEFEKSEGRDPFA
- the COG3 gene encoding Golgi transport complex subunit 3 (COG:U; BUSCO:EOG09261CWO; EggNog:ENOG503NV3Q), yielding MFEDSWYSFVPDYQQQQRQAQSSGHQRKKSLLQPPNGVDNVDGAGSLPVLFEDQEDTNSPPEPTLSRRAKSYSDFYDIVKAQIGGKPHHKKKKGRRIRHGRTWEALGVPESVAAKLPVEHDAHDAELDKELLEASQQEFLLYHDQLVMTERHLGTLVEDANSALKVLESLSQSFRAVDDQTSSFKAQCDDLLTEQKRLQKLADDVGTDLHYYAYLDNVSRRLNAPGAGRLVEDDAFADILSSLDSCIAFMTKNTTYRDAESYLARYQALLTKALHLLEVGFTNRLNGVSAEISKQILATRSESARHALAYGRFEETLLESYSLIPNIQTVIRNVYDQNGHPQTALNWDIYANTANNIFHAYWAVRERDLKPLIQSDLDAFRSEAKESVETAARNFVKQCYERSYNEASLFRKIFAIETQYSTDPKSAFTALKSSHAGSLVTGTNVAPVATNLQSVLHNSDLRTVCNIIGWVTNEYLLLDFDEDETPFVAHCRELTARLLTEHLWTFTDALFEAEISKSITKAAVALDSLKIGPVTNNDSSSNAFPPIKRAIELLVMFDQSMPKERCQRNSPIIFSLLRESISCLHRAEARIRAAPHKGTDPDLFMIKNLLILKNELVTLEIGDIRNVHIGTQSVSGRIREMQHFGQIWDGILKPVGGNLIRGVWERVGSLGGTIGGYIPGSSLLGLGGGGGGRGNGVKEGGGGKEGEVDVHEQLDNELRRSIVAFTKRWAGVFVDLKVGGGGNKNMGGRNVAKVEREMDEILERAFSGQGEVVQKLREAVRIQVEAGVEEVGRGRGRERGGKK